One genomic region from Gemmatimonadota bacterium encodes:
- a CDS encoding SDR family oxidoreductase codes for MTRGELAGRKAVVTGGGRGIGAAAARALAEEGAAVVVAARSLHEIGAVAEALRRDGRTVHAVACDVTDRNSVAAMAARAGELVGSVDIVVNNAGASRSAPFLKVTMEQWEELHRVNATGPLLVTQAFLPEMLRRGWGRIVNVGSIAGLSGSRYITSYAASKHALLGMVRCLAEELSGTGVTVNSVCPSYVDTPMTDRNIERIATTTGRDAAGIRKGLENMQPGGRMITPEEVAHTMMTFMSEAAGALQGSELVVRGGGGRAATDGER; via the coding sequence GTGACACGCGGCGAGCTGGCCGGACGGAAGGCCGTGGTGACCGGCGGCGGGCGCGGCATCGGCGCCGCAGCAGCCCGCGCGCTCGCGGAGGAAGGGGCGGCGGTGGTGGTCGCGGCCCGCAGCTTGCACGAGATCGGAGCGGTGGCCGAGGCATTGCGGCGCGACGGTCGGACGGTGCACGCGGTGGCCTGCGACGTGACCGATCGGAACTCGGTGGCGGCGATGGCCGCCCGAGCGGGCGAACTGGTCGGCAGCGTCGATATCGTGGTCAACAACGCGGGAGCGTCCCGATCGGCGCCCTTCCTCAAGGTGACCATGGAGCAGTGGGAGGAGCTCCACCGCGTGAACGCGACTGGGCCGCTCCTCGTCACCCAGGCGTTCTTGCCCGAGATGCTCCGGCGCGGCTGGGGACGGATCGTGAACGTCGGGTCGATCGCGGGCCTCTCGGGGTCGCGCTACATCACCTCCTATGCGGCCTCCAAACATGCGCTCCTGGGTATGGTGCGCTGCCTCGCCGAGGAGCTGAGCGGCACCGGCGTCACCGTTAACTCCGTCTGCCCGAGCTACGTGGACACGCCGATGACGGATCGGAACATCGAACGCATCGCCACGACCACGGGGCGGGATGCGGCGGGAATCAGGAAGGGACTCGAGAACATGCAACCGGGGGGGCGCATGATCACACCCGAGGAGGTGGCGCACACAATGATGACCTTCATGTCGGAAGCGGCAGGCGCGCTGCAGGGGAGCGAACTCGTGGTGCGGGGAGGAGGCGGCCGCGCTGCGACCGACGGAGAGCGATGA